The Argiope bruennichi chromosome 9, qqArgBrue1.1, whole genome shotgun sequence genome contains a region encoding:
- the LOC129985313 gene encoding zinc finger protein GLIS1-like, giving the protein MQNGTYPWMASSSIAQKSWPPGYQASLTDLFLKKNHLHFGTGISQLAAASNYIEKMSTINEPPAKCPHPDSKDKPYPCEICQQYLTIFRNDGTSGNVTRPTNSPVMTNSPSERKPMNLIPNGPPPNVVPTSGMPTSMGMPPGMPPGMQNSKPRPIPTKQFPCPVCHKLFTQKGNLKTHMMIHTGEKPYACQACGKSFTQKGNVDTHMKIHTGEREYGCDSCGKRFTQKGNLKTHIRSVHTKEKPFACGLCGKCFSQKGNMQTHLRTHNKDDRFPCTLCGKTFSQKGNLKTHMARHAGQIPTKRQFGSRLANRTYIGQLVKAGQPTVPRMQPFPIQPSPVSSQASTTSPLNSPTTPQPLPTPVQNNHPDIRSPHQGMGNPYSESPIDLKPPLNCHLPLSRPMSCNQPPNMNNSPSPHPSHLSSPSPEDEPNPRPFIHSKLFQHANSMHSPNYMNDQMQEIHTSSGLINSQQSRITSPLPVGTPGHLQNHDRDSRPFYSAPPTPIPTPLTPVSRWLPHGTTRHYDSFQSPGGLGCYGSIAAHTTPLSRLSLLASGSMNSQNHNNHQQLENSDEMESNKDTDSVRQQQQQQQQQQQQQPPPQQQHSQEHFHSPTNPDFSQLLD; this is encoded by the coding sequence ATGCAGAACGGTACATATCCTTGGATGGCTTCCTCTTCTATTGCCCAGAAGAGTTGGCCTCCTGGCTATCAAGCCAGTTTAACAGATCTTTTCTTGAAGAAGAATCACCTACATTTTGGAACGGGCATTTCTCAACTCGCagctgcatctaattatatagaaaaaatgtcAACTATTAATGAACCACCTGCAAAATGCCCTCATCCTGATTCCAAAGATAAACCATATCCATGTGAAATTTGTCAACAGTACTTAACTATTTTTCGAAATGATGGTACATCAGGAAATGTAACCCGACCAACTAATAGTCCAGTGATGACAAATTCACCCTCTGAACGAAAACCAATGAATCTTATACCTAATGGCCCTCCCCCAAATGTTGTTCCGACAAGTGGTATGCCAACCTCCATGGGCATGCCTCCAGGAATGCCACCAGGCATGCAAAATTCAAAGCCCAGACCAATACCCACCAAGCAGTTTCCCTGCCCTGTTTGTCATAAATTGTTTACGCAAAAAGGAAATCTTAAGACTCACATGATGATTCACACTGGGGAAAAGCCTTATGCATGCCAAGCTTGTGGTAAAAGCTTCACACAGAAAGGTAATGTTGATACTCACATGAAGATACATACTGGTGAAAGAGAATATGGCTGTGATTCATGTGGCAAGCGATTTACTCAAAAGGGTAACCTTAAAACTCACATCCGAAGTGTTCATACGAAAGAAAAGCCTTTTGCATGTGGTTTATGTGGGAAATGTTTTTCCCAAAAGGGTAACATGCAGACTCACTTAAGAACACATAATAAAGACGACCGTTTTCCGTGTACACTTTGCGGAAAAACATTCTCCCagaaaggaaatttgaaaactcATATGGCTCGTCATGCGGGACAAATACCCACCAAGCGTCAGTTTGGCTCTCGTCTGGCAAATAGAACTTATATTGGGCAGTTGGTGAAAGCTGGACAGCCAACAGTGCCTCGCATGCAGCCATTTCCAATCCAGCCGTCGCCGGTGTCTTCTCAAGCATCAACAACTTCTCCATTGAATTCTCCAACCACACCACAGCCCTTACCGACTCCGGTTCAAAATAATCATCCTGACATACGTAGTCCCCATCAGGGAATGGGGAATCCATATTCCGAATCTCCCATTGACTTGAAACCTCCCCTGAATTGTCATTTACCGCTCTCTAGACCAATGTCATGTAATCAGCCCCCTAATATGAATAATTCCCCTAGTCCCCATCCTTCTCATTTATCAAGCCCTTCACCTGAAGATGAGCCAAACCCTCGTCCTTTTATTCACAGTAAGTTGTTCCAGCATGCAAATAGTATGCATAGTCCAAATTATATGAATGATCAAATGCAAGAAATACATACCAGTAGTGGATTAATTAATTCCCAACAATCTAGGATTACTAGCCCCCTACCTGTTGGAACTCCTGGTCATTTGCAAAATCATGATCGAGATTCTCGACCATTTTATTCAGCTCCCCCTACTCCTATTCCAACTCCCTTGACTCCTGTTTCCAGATGGCTGCCTCATGGCACAACTCGCCACTATGATTCATTTCAGTCCCCAGGAGGACTTGGCTGCTATGGTTCTATAGCTGCACACACTACACCTCTGTCACGTTTATCTCTTTTAGCATCTGGGTCTATGAATTCTCAGAACCATAATAATCATCAACAACTAGAAAACAGTGATGAAATGGAGTCTAATAAAGATACTGATTCTGTTAGacaacagcagcagcagcaacaacaacagcaacagcAGCAGccaccgccacaacagcaacattcACAGGAGCATTTCCATTCCCCCACTAATCCAGATTTCTCTCAATTACttgattga
- the LOC129983855 gene encoding mediator of RNA polymerase II transcription subunit 31-like isoform X2: MSGKENDERLRFQIELEFIQCLANPNYLNFLAQRNYLKDKAFINYLKYLQYWKRPEYAKFIKYPMCLHFLELLQYEHFRREIASTQCAKFIDDQQILHWQHYTRKRTRFLQPQSEAIAPLAVPPPPTAQPPQKPT, encoded by the exons ATGTCGGGTAAAG aaaatgatGAGCGTCTGAGATTTCAAATTGAATTGGAATTCATCCAGTGTCTTGCTAATCCAAATTATTTGAACT ttttagcTCAGAGGAACTACTTAAAGGATAAAgcttttataaattacttaaagTATCTTCAGTACTGGAAGCGGCCTGAATATGCTAAATTTATAAA ATATCCTATGTGcttacattttttggaattacttCAATATGAGCATTTCAGAAGAGAAATAGCAAGTACACAGTGTGCTAAATTTATTGATGATCAACAGATTCTGCATTGGCAACATTACACTAGGAAACGTACTAGATTTTTGCAGCCACAGTCTGAAGCAATAGCACCCCTAGCTGTACCCCCACCTCCAACTGCCCAACCTCCTCAGAAACCAACATGA
- the LOC129983855 gene encoding mediator of RNA polymerase II transcription subunit 31-like isoform X1, whose protein sequence is MNISHSTILCIELENDERLRFQIELEFIQCLANPNYLNFLAQRNYLKDKAFINYLKYLQYWKRPEYAKFIKYPMCLHFLELLQYEHFRREIASTQCAKFIDDQQILHWQHYTRKRTRFLQPQSEAIAPLAVPPPPTAQPPQKPT, encoded by the exons ATGAATATCAGCCATTCAACGATTCTATGTATTGAACTTG aaaatgatGAGCGTCTGAGATTTCAAATTGAATTGGAATTCATCCAGTGTCTTGCTAATCCAAATTATTTGAACT ttttagcTCAGAGGAACTACTTAAAGGATAAAgcttttataaattacttaaagTATCTTCAGTACTGGAAGCGGCCTGAATATGCTAAATTTATAAA ATATCCTATGTGcttacattttttggaattacttCAATATGAGCATTTCAGAAGAGAAATAGCAAGTACACAGTGTGCTAAATTTATTGATGATCAACAGATTCTGCATTGGCAACATTACACTAGGAAACGTACTAGATTTTTGCAGCCACAGTCTGAAGCAATAGCACCCCTAGCTGTACCCCCACCTCCAACTGCCCAACCTCCTCAGAAACCAACATGA
- the LOC129983854 gene encoding dnaJ homolog subfamily C member 16-like: protein MCSLKLFIFLMTFHTILSLKDPYATLGVPRSASITEIKQAYKRLAREWHPDKNKDPDAETKFIEINKAYELLTDPERKRLFDRSGVTEDTPNFRHYPDYSQFRRFEGDPFEHLFSQGGFNFQYKFSQGSFYHRQTITAKAFENHIIPNSNFQPYLVLFYGELCFACINAEPIWRKLIQELEPLGVGFAAIHAQQEPSLTHKIGVSSLPYLIGVIDGRAVHYKDHQLSFIKVVDFCRRIIPSRTVVSLSDYSADDFLQGWHDNRVRVLIFSKAESIRLRYLLVAYRFRNNAAIGHIRLGSSDTEVICKKYNVQPKMESLLIFNEDSTKPIATLSMTELSPQTMIDVIEANKFLLLPRLSSQNLFDQLCPTEAKRSRKYLCVILITKNVKEHDPYRALMREFIQHVDLPNDRVRFMFLFEEKQKEFVKALTSGMGAPEDPILHVVLIWRKEHDRVKYQWLDHKWDISDDIVNVTKEELNAAVKHLMQSTETLPYDARVSILADEHALGLFSRVLNRMILMGDVIWDNLTRQEILPAISVVLSIGFIILVGYIMSYLVQLEEQSIQQKYQREGKQVPGMPNKSKPEYHLHIHELRGETYNGLVRLLKPGCRTLVLLVDNESKMKLLPIYYKIVYPYRKNKTLMFAFLMVEKNLEWYRHLLLQTLGEQRELNINPKNCIGTVLSLNGHRKYFCVYHAKHAEPNSRRREAKVKKGEGSVGEFIGFDESNSDSENSDVEAAKLSKNDCDIYGSILFEEHLLDGLPNWLDRLFEGSTRRYYIQYWPDNMK, encoded by the coding sequence ATGTGCTCCTTAaagctctttatatttttaatgacttttcatactatattatctttaaaagatCCTTATGCAACGTTGGGTGTTCCCCGATCAGCTTCAATTACAGAAATTAAGCAAGCCTATAAACGACTGGCTAGAGAGTGGCATCCTGATAAAAATAAAGATCCTGATGCTGaaacaaaattcattgaaattaataaagCTTATGAACTTTTGACTGACCCAGAACGCAAAAGACTTTTTGATCGATCTGGTGTTACAGAAGATACACCAAATTTTCGCCATTACCCTGATTATTCTCAATTTAGACGTTTTGAAGGTGATCCATTTGAACATCTGTTCAGTCAAGGTGGATTTAATTTCCAGTACAAATTTTCTCAAGGATCTTTTTACCATAGACAAACTATTACAGCTAAAGCTTTTGAAAATCATATAATACCGAATAGTAATTTTCAGCCATATCTAGTCTTATTCTATGGAGAACTTTGTTTTGCTTGTATTAATGCTGAACCAATATGGAGAAAACTGATACAAGAACTTGAGCCTCTAGGTGTGGGTTTTGCAGCTATACATGCACAACAAGAACCTTCTTTAACTCATAAAATAGGTGTAAGTTCTCTTCCTTATTTGATTGGAGTCATAGATGGTAGAGCAGTCCATTACAAAGATCATCAGCTGAGCTTTATAAAAGTTGTTGACTTTTGTAGGAGAATTATCCCATCTAGAACTGTAGTCTCTCTATCAGATTACAGTGCTGATGATTTTCTACAAGGATGGCATGACAATCGTGTGagagttttaatttttagcaaagcAGAATCTATCCGTCTGCGCTATTTGCTTGTAGCCTATCGATTTCGAAACAATGCAGCTATTGGTCATATACGTTTGGGCAGTTCTGATACTgaagttatttgtaaaaaatataatgtgcAGCCAAAAATGGAgtctttgcttatttttaatgaagattctACTAAACCTATTGCCACTTTGAGTATGACAGAATTATCTCCTCAGACTATGATAGATGTAAttgaagcaaataaatttttgcttctgCCTAGATTatcatctcaaaatttatttgacCAGTTATGTCCCACAGAAGCCAAGCGATCAAGAAAGTATCTTTGTGTTATACTCATCACAAAGAACGTTAAAGAGCATGATCCATATCGAGCTCTTATGCGTGAATTTATTCAACATGTAGATCTGCCCAATGATCGGGTaagatttatgtttctttttgaagaaaaacaaaaagaatttgttaaagcGTTAACATCTGGGATGGGAGCACCAGAAGATCCTATTCTCCATGTAGTTTTAATCTGGAGAAAAGAACATGATCGAGTTAAATACCAATGGTTGGATCATAAATGGGATATTAGTGATGATATTGTAAATGTAACCAAAGAGGAGCTCAATGCAGCTGTTAAACACCTCATGCAGAGTACAGAGACTTTGCCTTATGATGCTCGTGTTTCAATTCTGGCTGATGAACATGCTTTAGGTTTGTTTTCAAGAGTTCTCAATCGCATGATTCTCATGGGAGATGTCATATGGGACAACCTTACGCGTCAAGAAATATTACCTGCTATCTCTGTTGTACTTTCTATAGGGTTCATAATTTTAGTAGGATACATAATGTCTTATTTGGTTCAATTAGAAGAACAAAGCATTCAGCAGAAATACCAGAGAGAGGGCAAACAAGTACCAGGAATGCCTAACAAGAGTAAACCTGAATATCATTTACACATTCATGAGCTTCGAGGCGAAACTTATAATGGTCTTGTTAGACTTCTTAAACCTGGATGCCGAACATTGGTGCTTTTGGTGGATAATGAATCAAAGATGAAGCTACtgccaatatattataaaattgtttatccgtataggaaaaataaaacattaatgtttgCTTTTCTTATGGTGGAGAAGAATTTGGAATGGTATCGTCACTTATTGCTACAAACTCTTGGAGAGCAAAGAGAATTAAACATAAACCCTAAAAACTGTATTGGTACTGTTCTGTCTTTAAATGGACATCGAAAGTATTTTTGTGTTTACCATGCCAAACATGCTGAACCAAATTCACGCAGACGAGAGGCTAAGGTTAAAAAGGGGGAAGGTTCTGTTGGCGAATTCATCGGATTTGATGAAAGTAATAGCGATTCAGAGAATAGTGATGTTGAAGCTGCAAAACTCAGCAAGAATGATTGTGACATTTATGGAAGCATTCTTTTTGAAGAACATTTATTGGATGGTCTCCCAAATTGGTTAGACCGACTATTTGAAGGATCCACTCGAAGATATTATATTCAGTATTGGCCAGATAATATGAAATGA